Proteins from a single region of Blastopirellula marina:
- a CDS encoding PilN domain-containing protein — MAAKRNQKKVDNRPVLALQIGHTKVRAVLYQLREGRPVACESLEERWQDGGLKIASEEGMQGLKKALRTLLSNVPRGVDEAYVALSGEFCVTRVVSDTNDNVMHEVREIESRSRLYLSLGHGPKVVAGSIVQQDPRHQHATVSVVHRQTIEAILDVAKSVGLAVIAVEPTVISLCRLMGALRLDREAPSLLVCPGQSGVEIAVTFQGQLYLDYRPAGITQQEEIAEILVQHLERLQRYCRRHARVLQNAIASVYLTGEQYRAEAIRQQLGDRLKMPVQILETVDTDSELTPLLKGVPISHYPAAGIGLLAIREYATPGPNLMDRLKSDHEEHLLKRTMKVLGPIAAVILFAAVVWGYLFQQRWHLQQLEVQAAELEPIHRESLLLHSAMKQGRETLNVHQQIGHQLRQPEIAKWVHALGSKVPQNTWLTSIALDQEGDLSIEGNATAEASIYSYAEEIGQLPFVNRATVDGAIPSATKSGPAVKFTIHCDIDAWENLKEDSDDSV; from the coding sequence ATGGCAGCAAAACGCAATCAGAAAAAAGTCGACAATCGACCTGTGCTGGCCCTGCAGATCGGTCATACCAAGGTTCGTGCCGTTCTGTATCAGTTACGAGAAGGAAGGCCCGTTGCTTGCGAATCTCTGGAAGAGAGGTGGCAAGATGGTGGTTTGAAGATCGCTTCTGAAGAAGGCATGCAAGGTCTGAAGAAGGCGTTGCGCACACTTCTTTCCAACGTGCCGCGTGGCGTGGACGAGGCCTATGTCGCCTTGTCAGGCGAGTTCTGCGTTACACGCGTGGTGAGCGACACAAACGACAACGTGATGCACGAAGTTCGTGAAATCGAATCTCGCAGCCGACTATACCTGTCGTTGGGACATGGTCCAAAGGTGGTTGCCGGTAGTATCGTGCAGCAAGATCCACGTCATCAGCATGCAACCGTTTCCGTCGTTCACCGACAAACTATCGAGGCAATCCTTGACGTGGCGAAATCGGTCGGTCTTGCGGTGATTGCGGTCGAGCCAACGGTTATTTCCCTCTGTCGACTCATGGGGGCCTTGAGACTGGACCGCGAAGCTCCATCGCTATTGGTATGTCCTGGTCAGTCTGGCGTGGAAATCGCCGTTACGTTCCAGGGGCAGCTATACCTCGATTACCGTCCAGCGGGAATTACCCAGCAAGAAGAGATCGCGGAAATTCTTGTTCAACACCTGGAAAGACTACAACGCTATTGCCGACGCCATGCTCGTGTCCTGCAGAATGCGATTGCTTCGGTCTATTTGACCGGCGAACAATATCGAGCCGAGGCTATTCGCCAACAACTCGGCGATCGCTTGAAGATGCCAGTGCAGATCCTGGAAACGGTTGATACGGATAGCGAGCTAACACCGCTGCTCAAAGGTGTGCCCATTTCGCATTATCCGGCCGCCGGAATAGGGCTATTGGCTATTCGTGAATACGCCACGCCAGGCCCGAATCTGATGGACCGACTGAAGTCAGATCACGAAGAACATCTGCTGAAGCGGACCATGAAGGTCCTGGGACCAATCGCGGCAGTGATCCTTTTTGCGGCAGTAGTGTGGGGATATCTGTTTCAGCAGCGGTGGCATTTGCAGCAGTTGGAGGTGCAGGCCGCAGAACTCGAACCCATTCACCGTGAGTCACTATTGCTGCACAGCGCGATGAAGCAAGGTCGTGAAACGCTTAACGTGCATCAGCAGATCGGTCATCAGTTGCGACAGCCTGAGATTGCCAAGTGGGTGCATGCACTGGGTAGTAAGGTTCCTCAAAATACGTGGCTTACGAGTATCGCATTGGATCAGGAAGGGGACCTGAGTATCGAAGGAAACGCCACCGCCGAGGCGAGTATTTACTCGTACGCCGAAGAAATCGGGCAGTTGCCCTTTGTCAATCGAGCTACCGTGGATGGGGCAATTCCTAGCGCAACCAAGTCTGGACCGGCCGTAAAGTTTACGATTCACTGTGACATTGACGCCTGGGAAAACTTGAAGGAGGACAGCGATGATAGCGTTTAG
- a CDS encoding prepilin-type N-terminal cleavage/methylation domain-containing protein produces MAHNTRTNRHGFSLLELLVAVTLLVSAVTAVSVLLRVNYDTWLDYQSDNLRNEAAVGVLRHIVRQVRQCEEVTAISSSGDNSGSLSLLMPDGSTVVWDHAGTNVYYGTTTANQLLGNNITGLRFVGYQVDGTTATTVAQDVHCVRVTVSYSLPDRATASRTLTTNAWLRAF; encoded by the coding sequence ATGGCACATAACACACGCACAAATCGACATGGCTTTAGCCTACTGGAACTGCTGGTCGCGGTGACGCTATTGGTGTCCGCGGTGACCGCCGTCTCGGTGTTGTTGCGCGTGAACTACGATACGTGGCTTGACTATCAGTCTGATAATTTGCGGAATGAAGCGGCCGTTGGTGTGTTGCGGCACATTGTACGGCAAGTTCGCCAGTGCGAAGAAGTCACGGCGATCAGTTCTTCCGGCGACAATTCCGGATCGCTGTCGCTGTTGATGCCTGATGGCTCAACGGTCGTGTGGGATCATGCAGGCACTAATGTGTACTACGGCACGACAACAGCAAATCAGTTACTGGGCAACAATATCACTGGACTGCGATTCGTTGGCTATCAGGTTGATGGCACGACCGCGACAACGGTTGCCCAAGATGTGCACTGCGTACGAGTTACTGTGAGTTACTCCTTGCCTGATCGGGCAACGGCCAGTCGAACCCTTACGACGAATGCCTGGTTGCGAGCATTTTAA
- a CDS encoding Tfp pilus assembly protein FimT/FimU, which yields MAYLDAFQNDRTCKQARSTVNRHQGYSLLELLAVVTILGLLAAIGATRLAPGIQGNVARGTDSFRTLMALRQARAAAIATGDDHRLRMISSSGTITGFQIERLGGSTTIVEGPHNFSDEATILQSGSHATFNFQGEATVAPVLTFAGPDRTDRITVVAATGWGLLEEL from the coding sequence ATGGCCTATCTTGATGCATTTCAAAACGATCGTACCTGCAAGCAGGCACGGTCAACGGTAAACCGGCATCAAGGTTACAGCCTGTTAGAACTATTGGCCGTCGTGACAATCCTCGGATTGTTGGCGGCCATCGGCGCTACCAGGTTAGCTCCTGGCATTCAAGGTAACGTCGCCAGGGGAACTGATTCCTTTCGTACGTTGATGGCTTTGCGACAGGCTCGGGCAGCGGCCATTGCTACCGGCGACGATCATCGCCTACGCATGATTTCATCCAGCGGGACGATTACAGGCTTTCAGATCGAACGCCTGGGAGGATCGACAACGATTGTCGAAGGCCCGCATAACTTCTCAGACGAAGCCACCATTCTGCAATCCGGTAGCCACGCGACCTTTAATTTCCAGGGGGAAGCAACCGTCGCACCAGTGCTGACATTTGCAGGCCCGGATCGAACCGATCGCATTACTGTGGTCGCCGCAACCGGCTGGGGATTGCTCGAAGAATTGTAA
- a CDS encoding competence type IV pilus major pilin ComGC — translation MYQSKLNRKRRGFSLLELLAVVVILGIIAAIVVPRVSTSSALAKQRVNEHNIATLNAAVERYFVNEGSWPSALTDLGTDYLPDGVPAVPTDSSLSYTIDGTTHRVSAM, via the coding sequence ATGTACCAATCCAAGTTGAATCGAAAGCGTCGTGGGTTCTCCTTGCTAGAACTGTTGGCAGTCGTAGTCATCCTGGGAATCATCGCAGCGATTGTTGTTCCCCGCGTGAGCACCTCGAGCGCACTGGCGAAGCAACGCGTCAACGAGCACAACATTGCTACGCTCAATGCGGCAGTCGAACGCTACTTCGTCAATGAAGGAAGCTGGCCAAGCGCGTTGACCGACTTGGGAACCGATTACCTGCCAGATGGCGTTCCGGCCGTTCCGACCGATAGCTCGCTGAGCTATACGATTGACGGTACGACCCATCGTGTTAGCGCAATGTAA
- a CDS encoding type II secretion system F family protein, translated as MKATTVRSNASGSGVGGFFNWLHSIQLTPGRRRKSVSPRRLGEVFSHLATLLENGVTLPKAIMTIANESTMRWGRTLLMSLHSAIERGDSFSKALSSQEGVFDEILIQQIRIGERSGNVPQVLRRISDKLETDNDLRGRIMKKLSYPAIVTLAGSGVCAFMILFILPVFEDTYRKSKIPLPLPTQILVNVGHFTTSYGWIILLALIGLAIAIRQLRQKQTFAIAMDRKLLRLPLVGPWLVDMAMLQFMDALGTMLESGFHLADALAQCQGTVVNRAVNQAIGSLGKAVRRGERLSREMDRHQHLFPPVVSQLVIVGEQTGNLGPASRQIRDHLKKDVERKTDNFVRVVEPITTILMALLVGGILLAIYMPMFGMLDLVEK; from the coding sequence ATGAAAGCAACGACAGTTCGATCAAACGCATCAGGCTCCGGGGTTGGCGGCTTTTTCAATTGGCTGCATTCGATTCAACTGACGCCTGGACGCCGACGCAAGTCCGTCTCGCCGCGTCGTTTGGGTGAGGTGTTCTCGCACCTGGCGACACTGCTAGAAAACGGCGTCACACTGCCCAAAGCCATTATGACGATCGCCAACGAATCGACGATGCGTTGGGGGCGAACCCTGTTGATGTCGCTGCACTCGGCGATTGAACGAGGGGATAGCTTCTCAAAGGCACTCAGTAGCCAGGAGGGGGTCTTCGACGAGATCCTCATTCAACAGATTCGCATCGGCGAACGATCCGGCAACGTGCCGCAAGTTCTGCGTCGAATCTCCGATAAGCTTGAAACCGACAACGACCTGCGCGGTCGCATCATGAAAAAGCTCAGCTATCCGGCTATCGTAACGTTGGCTGGAAGTGGGGTTTGTGCATTCATGATCCTGTTTATCTTGCCGGTCTTCGAGGATACCTATCGTAAGTCGAAGATTCCCCTACCTCTGCCAACGCAGATTCTGGTGAATGTTGGTCATTTCACCACGTCATACGGATGGATCATTCTGCTGGCGTTGATCGGACTTGCGATTGCGATTCGACAGTTGAGACAAAAACAAACATTCGCGATCGCCATGGACCGGAAGCTGCTACGCTTGCCGCTCGTCGGACCGTGGCTAGTGGATATGGCCATGCTTCAGTTTATGGATGCCTTGGGAACGATGTTGGAAAGTGGCTTTCACCTGGCCGATGCCTTGGCGCAATGTCAGGGAACGGTCGTTAATCGGGCCGTTAATCAGGCCATCGGATCGCTGGGAAAAGCTGTTCGGCGCGGGGAGCGACTCAGCCGTGAAATGGATCGGCATCAGCACTTGTTTCCGCCGGTGGTCAGCCAATTGGTGATCGTTGGCGAACAAACCGGCAACCTGGGGCCGGCAAGCCGGCAAATTCGCGACCACTTGAAGAAGGACGTCGAACGCAAGACCGACAACTTCGTTCGCGTTGTCGAACCGATCACAACGATTCTGATGGCATTGCTGGTAGGAGGGATTCTACTAGCGATTTATATGCCAATGTTCGGAATGTTAGACCTTGTAGAAAAATAA
- a CDS encoding GspE/PulE family protein translates to MAGRLGDILVARGHITQEQLESALRSQGSERGMLGAILLRRGLVTREQVGSALSEQFEVPFETIVAEAVNPQLVRLLPEEFSRSRTTVPVGLVKRRLQLAMAAPDDIETISEAELITGYPIDPIVSFTADIQDTLDRGFDDKIVARQTIVDMKLQELEQHEDQDDQAEEIAALNEEESAPVVRLVRSILSGAINSGSSDIHLEPHKPEMRVRYRVDGQLQQVMTIPNHIEEAVIARIKVMGDMDTTETRRPQDGHISIEDNGKSVNFRISTIPTVLGEKVVMRLIDESSKVFRMDQLGFSDIDRQRLQELIDKPHGMLVVTGPTGSGKSTTLYAMLTELNQVHRNIVTVEDPVEYRLPGITQVHSDNEFGLGFANALKYIMRQDPDVIMVGEIRDHETATTAVQAALTGHLLISTLHTNDAVGSVTRLNDLGIDHFRIGGSLLGSVAQRLLRTICPFCKEPAKPNQTMLETIARRCKIPSDAVFYHGRGCNKCLGSGYQGRVPVFEIMVNTLRMAEAIDQGMPQAKLREMAVEEGMTDLLTAGIRMAVAGRTTLEEAYFKTMG, encoded by the coding sequence ATGGCTGGACGACTAGGTGACATTCTGGTAGCCCGCGGGCATATCACCCAGGAACAACTCGAATCGGCGCTCCGTAGTCAGGGTTCCGAACGAGGTATGCTGGGGGCCATTCTGCTGCGCCGAGGGCTCGTTACTCGCGAGCAAGTCGGTTCAGCACTTTCCGAGCAGTTCGAGGTTCCTTTCGAGACAATCGTCGCCGAGGCAGTGAATCCGCAGTTGGTTCGTCTGCTCCCGGAAGAGTTTTCGCGAAGCCGTACGACGGTGCCTGTTGGCCTGGTCAAACGACGTCTGCAACTGGCGATGGCCGCTCCAGACGACATCGAGACGATCTCGGAAGCGGAACTGATCACCGGTTACCCAATCGATCCGATCGTGAGTTTCACCGCCGATATTCAAGATACGCTCGATCGTGGGTTCGACGACAAGATTGTCGCTCGCCAGACGATCGTTGACATGAAGCTGCAGGAACTCGAGCAGCATGAAGACCAGGATGACCAGGCCGAGGAAATCGCCGCTCTAAATGAAGAAGAGTCAGCCCCGGTGGTTCGTCTGGTGAGGTCCATCCTGTCGGGGGCAATCAACTCAGGCTCAAGCGATATTCACCTGGAACCGCACAAGCCGGAAATGCGCGTACGTTACCGTGTCGATGGTCAATTGCAGCAAGTGATGACCATTCCCAATCACATTGAAGAGGCCGTGATTGCCCGTATCAAAGTGATGGGCGATATGGATACCACGGAGACGCGTCGCCCTCAGGACGGCCATATCAGCATTGAGGACAACGGCAAAAGCGTGAACTTTCGTATCAGCACCATCCCCACCGTACTGGGCGAGAAGGTCGTGATGCGTCTGATCGACGAAAGCTCGAAGGTTTTCCGTATGGACCAGTTGGGCTTCAGCGATATTGATCGCCAGCGTCTGCAGGAATTGATCGACAAGCCGCACGGCATGCTGGTCGTGACTGGGCCGACAGGTTCTGGTAAGTCGACCACTCTTTACGCGATGCTTACCGAGCTGAACCAGGTTCACCGCAATATCGTGACGGTGGAAGACCCTGTGGAATATCGCCTGCCAGGTATCACTCAGGTTCATTCCGACAACGAATTCGGGCTAGGTTTTGCCAACGCACTGAAATACATCATGCGGCAAGACCCCGATGTCATCATGGTGGGTGAAATCCGCGACCACGAAACGGCAACGACCGCCGTTCAAGCCGCTCTGACCGGGCACTTGCTGATCAGTACATTGCATACCAATGATGCGGTCGGTTCGGTGACGCGATTGAACGACTTGGGTATCGATCACTTCCGTATTGGTGGCTCGCTATTGGGAAGCGTCGCACAGCGTCTGCTGCGTACGATATGCCCTTTCTGCAAAGAGCCTGCCAAGCCGAATCAGACGATGCTTGAGACGATCGCCCGTCGCTGCAAGATTCCGTCCGATGCCGTGTTTTACCACGGACGCGGTTGCAACAAGTGCCTGGGTAGCGGGTATCAGGGGCGTGTGCCGGTATTCGAGATCATGGTTAACACGTTGCGTATGGCCGAGGCGATCGATCAAGGAATGCCTCAGGCAAAACTACGAGAAATGGCGGTCGAGGAAGGGATGACCGATCTGTTGACTGCCGGCATTCGGATGGCCGTTGCAGGGCGTACCACGCTGGAAGAAGCGTACTTCAAGACGATGGGTTAG
- a CDS encoding response regulator, whose protein sequence is MRKNKHFILVVEDDPLLADITAFRLELLGFEVQIVENSDAALTQFEEKQIDLVIVDLELAGMKGLDLIHQLQVHEKSYQTPVLVFSTDPSLDVVQKAFKAGAKDYLVTPYDPAVLEHKIELLLSPQAVS, encoded by the coding sequence ATGCGTAAAAACAAGCATTTCATTCTCGTCGTCGAAGACGATCCGCTTTTGGCGGACATCACCGCCTTCCGATTGGAACTGCTTGGGTTCGAAGTGCAGATCGTCGAGAACTCGGACGCGGCACTTACTCAGTTTGAAGAGAAGCAGATCGACCTGGTAATTGTCGACCTGGAACTGGCCGGCATGAAAGGCTTGGACCTGATTCATCAACTTCAGGTCCATGAAAAGAGCTACCAGACACCGGTCCTCGTTTTCTCAACCGATCCAAGTCTCGATGTCGTGCAAAAGGCATTCAAAGCCGGGGCCAAGGATTACCTCGTAACCCCTTACGACCCGGCCGTTTTAGAACACAAGATCGAACTGCTCTTATCGCCTCAGGCGGTGAGTTAG
- a CDS encoding ArnT family glycosyltransferase, with protein MFSANKNLGLLIALCLVVFFTNLGGPKLWDRDEPRNAGCAIEMIEAADWVVPRFNDELRTHKPVFLYWLMITAYSLFGISEFSARFFSAFLGMMTVLLTYDMGRRLFNVTAGLWAGVCLATTMMFTVASRAATPDAPLIFFVTLGLWTFVFFSFPQGEQSERTESTYYPAQWWQVALLYGALGLAVLSKGPVGLILPTAIMGMFLLIMRLPAAEPTTTWWQWGVSLLRPFYPIHFLKTVWFMRPILAVVACLGVALPWYIWVAARDFRWIEGFFLDHNLNRAVTSFEGHSGPPIYYLIAICVGFFPWSVFFTPMLWDLSQQLRSNTKTKAALIFCCCWVGVWMGAFSIAQTKLPSYITPLYPGLALITGVFVSRVIEKRTELSPRWLDLGFGLTTVVGAVLVVALTILAGKFMPGEELVALVGLLLVVGGGLAWWRKSQQNYQQAFRVFAVTSMLFIVGVFAVIAQRVSDQQQIGRLLADIEAAEPEAQLCSFGVSESSWVFYARQSVKFIPEDPDELQAEFADGPNMVVLTTPEKLAELPPELREQLKEVAQAPYFLKQYPLIALRPSPQLVEVAAKQRAASQR; from the coding sequence ATGTTCTCCGCGAACAAAAACCTGGGGCTGCTTATTGCCCTCTGCTTAGTTGTATTCTTCACCAATCTCGGTGGTCCCAAGTTGTGGGATCGCGACGAGCCACGCAATGCTGGCTGCGCGATCGAGATGATCGAAGCCGCGGACTGGGTCGTTCCTCGATTTAATGACGAGCTACGCACGCACAAGCCTGTGTTTCTTTACTGGCTGATGATTACGGCCTATTCCCTATTCGGGATCAGTGAGTTTAGCGCCCGGTTTTTTTCCGCGTTCCTGGGAATGATGACGGTTCTGCTGACCTACGACATGGGGCGGCGATTGTTTAATGTCACGGCCGGACTATGGGCCGGTGTTTGCCTGGCAACCACGATGATGTTTACCGTCGCGTCGCGCGCGGCGACCCCTGATGCACCTTTGATCTTCTTTGTCACGCTGGGGCTGTGGACCTTTGTTTTCTTCAGTTTCCCGCAAGGCGAGCAAAGCGAACGCACCGAGTCGACCTACTATCCGGCCCAGTGGTGGCAAGTCGCATTGCTATATGGTGCATTGGGGCTGGCTGTGTTGTCGAAGGGGCCGGTAGGACTGATCTTGCCAACGGCGATCATGGGCATGTTCTTGTTGATCATGCGTTTGCCGGCAGCCGAGCCAACGACCACCTGGTGGCAATGGGGAGTTTCCTTGTTGCGACCTTTCTACCCAATTCATTTTCTGAAAACCGTTTGGTTCATGCGTCCGATCCTTGCGGTCGTGGCCTGCCTGGGAGTGGCACTGCCTTGGTACATCTGGGTCGCCGCTCGTGATTTTCGTTGGATCGAAGGCTTCTTCCTCGACCACAATCTCAATCGCGCGGTGACTTCCTTTGAAGGGCATTCAGGGCCACCGATTTACTATCTGATCGCAATATGCGTTGGCTTCTTTCCCTGGTCGGTCTTTTTCACGCCGATGCTGTGGGATCTGAGCCAGCAACTGAGAAGCAATACGAAGACGAAAGCCGCGCTGATTTTCTGCTGCTGTTGGGTTGGCGTATGGATGGGGGCTTTTTCGATCGCACAGACGAAGCTTCCCAGCTACATCACGCCGCTTTACCCTGGCCTCGCGCTAATCACTGGGGTGTTTGTATCCCGAGTGATCGAAAAGCGGACTGAACTTTCACCTCGCTGGCTCGATCTTGGATTCGGATTGACGACCGTCGTCGGAGCGGTGCTTGTGGTCGCCTTGACGATCCTGGCTGGCAAATTCATGCCAGGCGAAGAACTGGTGGCGTTGGTTGGCTTGCTGCTTGTCGTTGGTGGTGGCCTGGCGTGGTGGCGAAAGTCGCAGCAGAACTATCAGCAAGCGTTTCGCGTGTTCGCGGTCACTTCCATGTTGTTTATCGTCGGGGTGTTTGCCGTTATCGCTCAGCGTGTTTCAGATCAACAACAGATCGGTCGGCTATTGGCCGATATCGAGGCCGCCGAGCCAGAAGCTCAGCTATGCTCTTTCGGGGTGAGCGAATCCAGTTGGGTGTTTTATGCCCGTCAGTCGGTAAAGTTCATTCCCGAGGACCCTGACGAACTTCAGGCGGAATTTGCCGACGGCCCGAACATGGTCGTTCTGACGACGCCAGAGAAACTGGCAGAACTGCCGCCGGAACTACGAGAGCAACTGAAAGAAGTCGCTCAGGCTCCTTACTTCTTAAAGCAATATCCCCTGATCGCTCTGCGTCCCTCGCCCCAGTTGGTGGAAGTAGCTGCTAAGCAGCGAGCTGCGAGCCAGCGATGA
- a CDS encoding phosphatase PAP2 family protein yields MYKTVTTHHANAKVESPRQAESSYAAPLPAPSLMDAKVERFPARFFIVLSGVLALCGVLSLFIDHAVSGQLAAPPHEFRYIEGDLKKLIALSEVFGHGTGVIMVVLAVFALDLANRWKVGLLLGTAFGAGLMANVAKFFGIARYRPHAFDFSLSIWDSFYQWFPFMNWLSQDELRQSALQSFPSGHSATAAGLCVGLCFLYPHARWYFLLVTALACFQRVVFQMHFPSDVCLGAALGMATATFLLTYGRLPEAVAWAESKIRKTRPTG; encoded by the coding sequence ATGTACAAGACAGTGACCACACACCACGCCAACGCAAAAGTGGAGTCCCCCCGGCAGGCAGAAAGCTCCTACGCCGCCCCCTTGCCTGCTCCGAGCTTGATGGACGCGAAGGTCGAGCGGTTTCCTGCTCGCTTCTTCATAGTTCTATCTGGCGTCCTGGCCCTCTGTGGCGTGCTTTCGTTGTTCATCGATCACGCGGTCAGCGGTCAGTTGGCAGCCCCCCCTCACGAATTTCGTTACATCGAAGGGGATTTGAAAAAGCTTATCGCTCTTTCGGAAGTCTTCGGCCACGGTACCGGCGTGATCATGGTCGTCCTGGCTGTGTTTGCCCTGGATCTGGCCAACCGCTGGAAAGTCGGCTTGCTACTAGGCACCGCTTTTGGTGCTGGCCTGATGGCGAATGTTGCCAAGTTCTTTGGAATCGCTCGCTATCGCCCTCACGCGTTCGATTTTTCCTTGTCCATCTGGGACAGCTTCTATCAATGGTTTCCGTTTATGAATTGGCTGTCGCAAGACGAGCTCCGCCAATCGGCCCTGCAAAGCTTTCCATCTGGCCACTCGGCAACGGCGGCGGGGCTTTGTGTGGGACTCTGCTTTCTTTACCCCCATGCCCGTTGGTACTTTCTGCTGGTCACTGCCCTGGCCTGTTTTCAGCGGGTTGTCTTTCAGATGCATTTCCCCAGCGATGTCTGCCTGGGTGCTGCCCTGGGGATGGCCACCGCAACATTTCTGCTGACCTATGGACGGCTGCCCGAGGCTGTCGCTTGGGCGGAATCGAAGATTAGGAAGACCAGGCCAACTGGGTAG
- a CDS encoding FKBP-type peptidyl-prolyl cis-trans isomerase — protein MIRSLCAIAMVLVAHAAFAQEIKLESTEQKASYAIGRNIANEIANPDVPFDVDALVAGFRDGLTGAESKLTEEQVGAALQAFQALVQTQMQKKAEMAAKAGTEYLADNAKKEGVKTTKSGLQYEVVKEGTGATPKLTDTVVCHYKGTLIDGTEFDSSYKRGEPAQFPVNGVIEGWTEALQLMKVGGKWKLYIPADLAYGPQGRPGIPPNAVLLFDIELLDIAK, from the coding sequence ATGATCCGTTCACTTTGCGCCATCGCGATGGTGCTGGTCGCTCACGCGGCTTTTGCCCAGGAGATTAAATTGGAGTCGACCGAACAAAAAGCTTCCTACGCCATTGGCCGTAATATCGCGAACGAAATTGCTAATCCCGATGTACCCTTTGACGTCGATGCCCTGGTGGCAGGTTTTCGTGACGGCCTGACCGGTGCCGAGTCGAAGCTGACTGAAGAACAGGTCGGTGCCGCTCTCCAGGCTTTCCAGGCTTTGGTCCAAACCCAGATGCAGAAAAAGGCCGAAATGGCCGCCAAGGCTGGTACGGAATACCTGGCCGATAACGCCAAGAAGGAAGGTGTCAAAACCACCAAGAGCGGTTTGCAGTACGAAGTCGTCAAAGAAGGTACCGGGGCTACGCCAAAGCTGACCGACACGGTTGTCTGCCACTATAAAGGCACCCTGATCGACGGCACCGAGTTCGATAGCTCTTACAAGCGTGGCGAACCAGCTCAGTTCCCCGTCAATGGTGTCATCGAAGGTTGGACAGAAGCTCTGCAACTGATGAAGGTCGGTGGCAAGTGGAAGCTGTACATTCCTGCCGACCTGGCTTATGGCCCTCAAGGCCGCCCAGGCATTCCACCCAATGCCGTTCTGCTGTTCGATATCGAACTGCTTGACATCGCTAAGTAG